A single genomic interval of Amycolatopsis albispora harbors:
- a CDS encoding YbaB/EbfC family nucleoid-associated protein gives MDEMEAKTVALREKVDGLLESLGRQVSQTADLQARAAVVTGQASSPDGQVSVTTDAQGVVTGVRFAPSAFVRNTPDHLSPVLVHTIQAAAADAKRKTEEVLLPLKAGLPDLPDLFEDAPSLRELTTPPAPSPMAAPPPPPPPAQPPRARRRPVAEEVEDEPIGDIMRRR, from the coding sequence ATGGACGAGATGGAAGCCAAAACGGTGGCCTTGCGCGAGAAGGTCGACGGCCTGCTCGAATCGCTCGGCCGCCAGGTGAGCCAGACCGCCGACCTGCAGGCCAGGGCGGCGGTGGTGACCGGACAGGCGAGTTCGCCGGACGGCCAGGTCAGCGTGACCACCGACGCGCAGGGCGTGGTCACCGGCGTCCGCTTCGCGCCGTCGGCGTTCGTGCGGAACACCCCGGACCACCTTTCACCGGTGCTGGTGCACACCATCCAGGCCGCGGCCGCCGACGCGAAGCGCAAGACCGAGGAGGTGCTGCTGCCGTTGAAGGCGGGCCTGCCCGACCTGCCGGACCTGTTCGAGGACGCGCCTTCGCTGCGGGAGCTGACCACGCCGCCCGCGCCGAGCCCGATGGCGGCACCTCCGCCACCACCGCCACCAGCTCAGCCCCCTCGCGCGCGCCGCCGCCCGGTGGCCGAGGAAGTCGAAGACGAGCCCATCGGCGACATCATGAGGAGGCGGTGA
- a CDS encoding AfsR/SARP family transcriptional regulator — translation MEFRLLGPPEARAGGTPVALGGPRQQLVLAALLLHANESVSGGFLAEAVWEQAPASPDSNLRTYVAGLRRALTAAGDDGSRLETRRDGYLIRVGPGEFDVHEFERLAGQGELAQQAQDPLAALEHYDHALALWRGEPLGRLSPGPALRGELVKLAEQRLTVVERRARAQLDVGEAATAVGELRALVEQHPLREHLWALLMRALDRCGRRAEALQVFENARTVIAAELGADPGAELTALHRELLRGGEPADTRPVPRQLPPAPRLFAGRSGELDRLTSAAPVCVISGPGGMGKTWLALHWAHRHARDFTDGQLYVNLHGFGPGDTPTPATVALQGFLTALGVPPNALPATEDPLAALYRSLLADRRMLIVLDNAHSSEQVAPLLPGSAGCTVLVTSRHRLLGLVTGHGAQPVDLDALPVPEAREILVQHLGGARLAAEPEAVTALLDQCAGLPLALGILAARARSHPGFPLRALADELGESASRLDLLDSGDLSASVRSVLSWSYHALDDEAARLFRLFGLLPHPETSLEAVASLAALPRARTRSILQRLEAASLVVQHLPHRYRMHDLIRDYAAELAPDDEPALHRLAAFYVHSAAAAERQLAPHRPALAFAPLPEGCCPVSPSSEDDALAWFDAEITPIFGLHRLAAAKGWHRTVWELSWPLVNYLFRRGRTQDDLMVWQAAVVATRHLPDLEHRAQAHRFLGHVQAQLGKLDEARESLELALGFSREAADIRSEAHCRLAYVFACSIHGEYQEAVEHGQRALELFRELGEPVWQAEALNSLGTNRASLGATGEARACLESALELFRAHGYVHGEAVSLHGLGDLARRTGNPAEALEHLGRALELNGRNSFMAANILEATGQAHADLGRLDDARRDWTQAAELCRGQFRHTDLARVEERLARVR, via the coding sequence ATGGAGTTTCGGCTGCTGGGGCCACCGGAAGCGCGAGCGGGCGGCACGCCGGTCGCACTGGGCGGGCCGCGGCAGCAACTCGTGCTCGCGGCGTTGCTGCTGCATGCCAACGAATCCGTGAGCGGTGGTTTCCTCGCCGAGGCGGTCTGGGAGCAGGCGCCCGCTTCGCCGGACAGCAATCTCCGCACCTACGTGGCCGGCCTGCGCCGGGCGCTGACGGCCGCGGGCGACGACGGTTCGCGGCTGGAGACCCGCCGCGACGGCTACCTGATCCGGGTCGGGCCAGGCGAATTCGACGTCCACGAGTTCGAACGGCTTGCCGGGCAAGGGGAACTGGCGCAGCAGGCGCAGGATCCGCTGGCCGCGCTGGAACACTACGACCACGCGCTCGCGTTGTGGCGTGGTGAACCGCTCGGCAGGCTGTCGCCCGGCCCCGCGTTGCGCGGCGAACTCGTCAAGCTGGCCGAGCAGCGGCTCACCGTCGTCGAACGGCGGGCGCGAGCCCAGCTCGACGTCGGTGAGGCGGCCACCGCGGTCGGCGAGCTTCGCGCGCTGGTCGAGCAGCACCCGTTGCGCGAGCACCTGTGGGCGTTGCTGATGCGTGCGCTGGACCGGTGTGGCCGCCGGGCGGAAGCGTTGCAGGTCTTCGAAAACGCGCGCACGGTGATCGCCGCGGAACTGGGCGCCGACCCCGGCGCCGAGCTGACCGCGCTGCACCGGGAACTGCTGCGCGGCGGCGAACCGGCCGACACCCGTCCGGTGCCGCGGCAGCTTCCGCCCGCCCCCAGGCTCTTTGCCGGCCGGAGCGGCGAACTCGACCGGCTGACCAGCGCGGCGCCGGTGTGCGTGATCAGCGGCCCCGGCGGCATGGGCAAAACCTGGCTCGCCCTGCACTGGGCACACCGGCACGCGCGCGACTTCACGGACGGGCAGCTCTACGTCAACCTGCACGGGTTCGGGCCCGGCGACACGCCGACCCCGGCAACCGTTGCGCTGCAAGGCTTTCTCACCGCGCTCGGGGTACCGCCGAACGCGCTCCCGGCCACCGAGGACCCGCTCGCCGCGTTGTACCGCAGCCTGCTCGCCGACCGCCGGATGCTGATCGTGCTCGACAACGCGCACAGCAGCGAGCAGGTCGCGCCGCTGCTGCCCGGCTCGGCGGGCTGCACGGTGCTCGTCACCAGCCGCCACCGGCTGCTCGGCCTGGTCACCGGGCACGGCGCGCAACCGGTCGACCTGGACGCGCTGCCCGTTCCCGAAGCCCGCGAGATCCTGGTCCAGCACCTCGGCGGTGCCCGGCTCGCCGCCGAACCGGAGGCCGTCACCGCCCTGCTCGACCAGTGCGCCGGGCTCCCGCTGGCGCTCGGCATTCTCGCCGCGCGAGCCCGCAGCCACCCCGGGTTCCCGTTGCGCGCGCTGGCCGACGAACTCGGCGAGTCGGCCAGCCGCCTGGACCTGCTGGACAGCGGTGACCTCAGCGCGAGCGTCCGCTCGGTGCTGTCGTGGTCGTACCACGCACTGGACGACGAAGCCGCGCGGTTGTTCCGGTTGTTCGGGCTACTCCCGCACCCGGAAACCAGCCTCGAAGCCGTCGCCTCGCTCGCCGCCCTGCCGCGCGCCCGCACCCGGTCGATCCTGCAGCGGCTCGAAGCCGCGTCGCTGGTGGTGCAGCACCTCCCGCACCGCTACCGCATGCACGACCTGATCCGCGACTACGCCGCCGAGCTGGCCCCGGACGACGAGCCCGCGCTGCACCGGCTGGCCGCGTTCTACGTGCACAGCGCCGCGGCCGCCGAGCGCCAGCTCGCCCCGCACCGGCCGGCGCTGGCGTTCGCCCCGCTGCCGGAGGGCTGCTGCCCTGTTTCACCGTCCAGTGAAGACGACGCGCTGGCCTGGTTCGACGCCGAAATCACCCCGATATTCGGCCTGCACCGGCTGGCCGCGGCCAAGGGCTGGCACCGCACGGTGTGGGAACTGTCGTGGCCGCTGGTCAACTACCTGTTCCGGCGGGGCCGCACGCAGGACGACCTGATGGTCTGGCAGGCCGCGGTGGTGGCCACGCGGCACCTGCCCGACCTCGAGCACCGCGCCCAGGCCCACCGGTTCCTCGGCCACGTCCAGGCGCAATTGGGCAAGCTCGACGAAGCCCGCGAAAGCCTGGAACTCGCGCTCGGCTTCTCCCGCGAAGCCGCCGACATCCGCAGCGAAGCCCACTGCCGCCTCGCCTACGTGTTCGCCTGCTCGATCCACGGCGAGTACCAGGAGGCGGTCGAACACGGGCAACGCGCGCTGGAACTGTTCCGGGAACTCGGCGAGCCGGTCTGGCAGGCCGAAGCCCTCAATTCCCTCGGCACCAACCGCGCGAGCCTCGGCGCGACCGGCGAAGCGCGCGCCTGCCTGGAATCGGCGCTCGAACTGTTCCGGGCCCACGGGTACGTGCACGGTGAGGCGGTGAGCCTGCACGGGCTCGGCGACCTGGCCAGGCGCACCGGGAACCCGGCCGAAGCGCTGGAGCACCTCGGCCGCGCGCTCGAGCTGAACGGGCGGAACTCGTTCATGGCGGCCAACATTCTCGAAGCGACCGGCCAGGCCCATGCCGACCTCGGCCGCCTCGACGACGCGCGCCGCGACTGGACGCAGGCCGCCGAGCTGTGCCGTGGCCAGTTCCGCCACACCGACCTCGCCCGCGTCGAAGAGCGGCTCGCGCGGGTACGGTGA
- a CDS encoding PPOX class F420-dependent oxidoreductase: MASELDRLAAEKYVVVTTFRKNGTPVPTPVWIARRGDELVLWSDAQAGKVKRLRNDARVAVQASDFGGKKTHGDKVSGQARLLDGDETERVRSTIARKYGIVGQVTMFFSRLRGRQRTIGIAVTLDE; the protein is encoded by the coding sequence ATGGCATCCGAGCTGGACCGGCTGGCCGCGGAGAAGTACGTCGTGGTCACCACCTTCCGCAAGAACGGCACCCCGGTGCCCACGCCGGTGTGGATCGCGCGCCGGGGTGACGAGCTGGTGCTCTGGAGCGACGCACAGGCCGGCAAGGTCAAGCGGCTGCGCAACGACGCCAGGGTGGCCGTGCAGGCCAGCGACTTCGGCGGCAAGAAAACCCACGGTGACAAGGTTTCCGGGCAGGCACGGCTGCTCGACGGCGACGAGACCGAGCGCGTGCGCAGCACGATCGCGCGCAAGTACGGGATCGTGGGTCAGGTCACCATGTTCTTCAGCAGGCTGCGCGGGCGTCAGCGCACCATCGGCATCGCCGTCACACTCGACGAGTGA
- the priA gene encoding bifunctional 1-(5-phosphoribosyl)-5-((5-phosphoribosylamino)methylideneamino)imidazole-4-carboxamide isomerase/phosphoribosylanthranilate isomerase PriA: MTFQLLPAVDVADGQAVRLVQGEAGTETSYGDPLEAALAWQRDGAEWVHLVDLDAAFGKGSNRELLARVVGELDVQVELSGGIRDDASLEAALATGCRRVNLGTAALEDPEWTAKVVATHGDRVAIGLDVRITEAGHRLAARGWTKDGGDFWEVLERLDRDGAQRYVVTDVSKDGMLSGPNVELLREVTARTDAAVIASGGVSSLDDLRALARLERDGVEGAIVGKALYAGAFTLPDALAAVRS; the protein is encoded by the coding sequence GTGACTTTCCAGCTCCTTCCCGCCGTTGACGTCGCCGACGGCCAGGCCGTGCGCCTGGTCCAGGGCGAGGCCGGTACCGAGACCTCCTACGGCGACCCGCTCGAGGCCGCGCTGGCCTGGCAGCGGGACGGGGCCGAGTGGGTGCACCTGGTCGACCTCGACGCCGCCTTCGGCAAGGGGTCCAACCGCGAGCTGCTCGCCCGCGTGGTCGGTGAGCTGGACGTGCAGGTCGAGCTGTCCGGCGGCATCCGCGACGACGCGTCACTGGAGGCCGCGCTGGCCACCGGCTGCCGTCGCGTCAATCTTGGCACCGCGGCGCTGGAGGATCCGGAGTGGACCGCCAAGGTGGTCGCCACCCACGGCGACCGCGTGGCGATCGGGCTGGACGTGCGGATCACCGAGGCGGGCCACCGGCTCGCCGCGCGCGGCTGGACCAAGGACGGCGGCGACTTCTGGGAGGTGCTCGAGCGCCTCGACCGCGACGGCGCGCAGCGCTACGTGGTCACCGACGTGAGCAAGGACGGCATGCTGTCCGGCCCGAACGTGGAGCTGCTGCGCGAGGTCACCGCCCGCACCGACGCCGCGGTGATCGCCTCCGGCGGGGTGTCCAGTTTGGACGATCTGCGGGCGCTGGCGCGGCTGGAGCGCGACGGGGTCGAGGGCGCGATCGTCGGCAAGGCGCTCTACGCCGGGGCGTTCACCCTGCCGGACGCGCTGGCCGCGGTGCGCTCCTGA
- the hisH gene encoding imidazole glycerol phosphate synthase subunit HisH, giving the protein MPRVVILDYGSGNLRSAERAVRRVGADVEVTADAEAALAADGLVVPGVGAFSACMAGLREVHGERIVGKRLAGGRPVLGICVGMQILFERGVEHGEETEGAGEWPGTVDQLNAPVLPHMGWNTVRAPAESRLFAGLDASTRFYFVHSYAARSWDLDSGLAGQQPLVTWAHHGEDFVAAVENGALSATQFHPEKSGDAGATLLENWLGTL; this is encoded by the coding sequence GTGCCTCGTGTCGTGATCCTGGACTACGGTTCGGGCAATCTCCGGTCCGCCGAACGCGCCGTGCGGCGCGTCGGGGCCGATGTCGAAGTGACCGCCGACGCCGAAGCGGCGCTCGCCGCCGACGGCCTGGTGGTGCCGGGCGTCGGTGCGTTCTCCGCGTGCATGGCGGGGCTGCGCGAGGTCCATGGTGAGCGGATCGTCGGCAAGCGGCTCGCCGGTGGGCGGCCGGTGCTCGGCATCTGCGTCGGCATGCAGATCCTGTTCGAACGTGGCGTCGAGCACGGCGAGGAGACCGAGGGCGCCGGCGAGTGGCCCGGCACGGTCGACCAGCTGAACGCGCCGGTGCTGCCGCACATGGGGTGGAACACGGTGCGCGCGCCCGCCGAGTCGCGGTTGTTCGCCGGGCTGGACGCGTCGACCCGGTTCTACTTCGTGCACTCGTACGCGGCGCGGTCGTGGGACCTGGACTCGGGCCTGGCCGGGCAGCAGCCCCTGGTCACCTGGGCCCACCACGGCGAGGACTTCGTCGCCGCGGTCGAGAACGGCGCGCTGTCGGCCACCCAGTTCCACCCGGAGAAGTCCGGGGACGCCGGTGCCACCCTCCTGGAAAACTGGCTCGGCACCCTCTGA
- a CDS encoding MFS transporter, translating to MLLSTALLFSGYALLLSVVPLWVVHRGSGEFAAGAATGVFMGATVAAQCVVPALAARFGYRLVTAAGGLLLGVPAPLLVLTTDWPGILGVSLVRGLGFGLVSVCGSALIGELLPASSAARGSGWYGLATGLPQLLGLAAGTWAAGTWGFTEVFLVATALPLAGVLPLLLLPKLLPGDSGPVVRWTEVGTRTWRPGLVLFSGAVGLGAMATFVPLVLNGPAAAVSAMLFVVTGAALLGRWSAGLFAHRISGSGGMLGVATVVLGLGMAVFAVTGPIGGAWALAAAIAGGAVFGAGFGVVQNDALVVMFARVPPGAAGVVWNLAFDAGQGAGAVLVGALLAGIGPVGGFGVLAGFALVLLPVARRARVTG from the coding sequence GTGCTGCTGAGCACCGCGCTGCTGTTCTCCGGGTACGCGCTGCTGTTGTCGGTGGTCCCGCTGTGGGTGGTGCACCGGGGTTCCGGTGAGTTCGCCGCGGGCGCGGCGACCGGGGTGTTCATGGGTGCCACGGTCGCCGCCCAGTGCGTGGTGCCCGCGCTGGCCGCGCGCTTCGGCTACCGGCTGGTGACCGCGGCGGGCGGGCTGCTGCTCGGCGTGCCGGCGCCACTGCTGGTCCTGACCACCGACTGGCCGGGCATTCTCGGCGTTTCCCTGGTGCGGGGGCTCGGGTTCGGGCTGGTGTCGGTGTGCGGCAGCGCGCTGATCGGCGAGCTGCTGCCCGCTTCGTCGGCGGCTCGCGGGTCCGGCTGGTACGGGCTGGCGACCGGGTTGCCGCAGCTGCTCGGCCTGGCCGCGGGGACCTGGGCGGCCGGTACCTGGGGCTTCACCGAGGTGTTCCTGGTGGCAACGGCGTTGCCACTGGCCGGGGTGCTGCCGTTGTTGCTGCTGCCGAAGCTGCTGCCCGGCGACAGCGGTCCGGTGGTGCGCTGGACCGAGGTCGGCACGCGGACCTGGCGGCCGGGGCTGGTGTTGTTCAGCGGTGCCGTCGGGCTCGGCGCGATGGCCACCTTCGTGCCCCTCGTGCTCAACGGCCCGGCCGCGGCGGTGTCGGCGATGCTGTTCGTGGTGACCGGGGCGGCCTTGCTCGGCCGCTGGTCGGCGGGCCTGTTCGCGCACCGGATCAGCGGGTCCGGCGGCATGCTCGGGGTGGCGACCGTGGTGCTCGGGCTGGGCATGGCGGTGTTCGCGGTGACCGGGCCGATCGGCGGGGCGTGGGCGCTGGCTGCGGCGATCGCCGGTGGCGCGGTGTTCGGCGCCGGGTTCGGCGTGGTGCAGAACGACGCGCTGGTGGTGATGTTCGCGCGGGTGCCGCCGGGCGCGGCCGGGGTGGTCTGGAACCTCGCCTTCGACGCCGGGCAGGGCGCGGGCGCGGTGCTGGTGGGTGCGCTGCTCGCCGGGATCGGGCCGGTCGGCGGGTTCGGTGTGCTGGCCGGGTTCGCGCTGGTCCTGCTGCCCGTCGCACGGCGGGCGCGGGTCACCGGCTAG
- a CDS encoding ABC transporter ATP-binding protein has translation MPTMLDVAGLSHRYGGGDQTHTVVDDLAFTVEAGELACIVGPSGCGKSTLLRCVAGLIKPSAGEVRLHGDLIDGVPDDLAVVFQDYSRSLFPWLSVRANVEFPLRWRGLSKAERHRRADEALASVNLPDIGGKYPSQLSGGMQQRVSIARALASEPALLLMDEPFASVDAQTRFELEDLLRRVQRERGSTVLLVTHDIDESVYLSDRVLVLSKSPAKIVADLRVGLPAERDQITTRESAEFVSLRGEVARLLHGGQPATDAEKLAAADLAEADAAEQLADTRSKETL, from the coding sequence GTGCCAACCATGCTCGACGTCGCCGGTCTCAGCCACCGATACGGCGGCGGTGACCAGACGCACACCGTGGTCGACGACCTGGCCTTCACCGTGGAGGCCGGGGAGCTGGCCTGCATCGTCGGCCCGTCCGGCTGCGGCAAGTCCACCCTGCTGCGCTGCGTGGCCGGGCTGATCAAGCCGTCCGCCGGCGAGGTCCGGCTGCACGGCGACCTGATCGACGGCGTGCCGGACGACCTGGCCGTGGTGTTCCAGGACTACAGCCGCTCGCTGTTCCCGTGGCTGAGCGTGCGCGCGAACGTGGAGTTCCCGCTGCGCTGGCGCGGCCTGAGCAAGGCCGAGCGGCACCGGCGCGCCGACGAGGCGCTGGCCTCGGTCAACCTGCCCGACATCGGCGGCAAGTACCCGTCGCAGCTGTCCGGCGGCATGCAGCAGCGGGTGTCCATCGCCAGGGCGCTGGCGTCGGAGCCCGCGCTGCTGCTGATGGACGAGCCGTTCGCGTCGGTGGACGCGCAGACCCGGTTCGAGCTGGAGGACCTGCTGCGGCGGGTGCAGCGCGAACGCGGCAGCACGGTGCTGCTGGTCACGCACGACATCGACGAGAGCGTGTACCTGAGCGACCGGGTGCTGGTGCTGTCGAAGTCGCCCGCGAAGATCGTCGCCGACCTGCGGGTGGGCCTGCCGGCGGAACGCGACCAGATCACCACGCGCGAGTCGGCGGAGTTCGTCTCGCTGCGCGGTGAGGTGGCGCGGCTGCTGCACGGCGGTCAGCCGGCGACGGACGCCGAGAAGCTGGCGGCGGCGGACCTCGCCGAGGCCGACGCGGCCGAGCAACTGGCCGACACCCGGTCGAAGGAAACTCTCTGA
- a CDS encoding ABC transporter permease, translating into MTATLPERKAGAGLRGRTKAGVSGFLRNWLLFIGLVVLWELATRVAQDPFFPPPSEILSAAGRLWFSENLTEHILPSIGRMLGGWLIAVVLGVGIGVALGRTRTGMDYAGPLFSFGRSIPPPTLAPVFLVLFGIGPGMQLATIIFGALFPILLNTVDGVRSVDAVKVDTARSFRSPRRYWLLLVVLPAASPKIFAGLRLSLSISMILMVVSELIGAFDGIGYALNSSRQIFDFPGMWAWIVLLGILGYGFNTALLAVERRVLRWQPSRAQQDANLGG; encoded by the coding sequence GTGACCGCGACCCTGCCCGAGCGCAAGGCGGGCGCCGGACTGCGCGGCCGCACCAAGGCGGGCGTCTCCGGTTTCCTGCGCAACTGGCTGCTGTTCATCGGCCTGGTGGTGCTGTGGGAACTGGCCACCAGGGTGGCGCAGGACCCGTTCTTCCCGCCGCCGTCGGAGATCCTGTCCGCCGCGGGCCGGTTGTGGTTCAGCGAGAACCTGACCGAGCACATCCTGCCCAGCATCGGCCGGATGCTCGGCGGCTGGCTGATCGCCGTGGTGCTCGGGGTCGGCATCGGCGTCGCGCTCGGCCGCACGCGCACCGGGATGGACTACGCCGGTCCGCTGTTCTCCTTCGGCCGGTCCATTCCGCCGCCCACGCTGGCGCCGGTGTTCCTGGTGCTGTTCGGCATCGGGCCGGGCATGCAGCTGGCCACCATCATCTTCGGCGCGTTGTTCCCGATCCTGCTGAACACCGTGGACGGGGTGCGCTCGGTGGACGCGGTCAAGGTGGACACCGCGCGCTCGTTCCGCAGCCCGCGCCGGTACTGGCTGCTGCTGGTGGTGCTGCCCGCGGCGTCGCCGAAGATCTTCGCCGGGTTGCGGCTGAGCCTGTCCATCTCGATGATCCTGATGGTGGTCTCGGAGCTGATCGGTGCCTTCGACGGCATCGGCTACGCGCTGAACTCCTCACGCCAGATCTTCGACTTCCCCGGCATGTGGGCGTGGATCGTGCTGCTCGGCATCCTCGGCTACGGGTTCAACACCGCGCTGCTCGCGGTGGAGCGCCGGGTGCTGCGCTGGCAGCCGTCCCGTGCCCAGCAAGACGCCAATCTCGGAGGATGA
- a CDS encoding ABC transporter permease produces the protein MPRLLRNLIGLAGFFLLWEGAVQTGLVRREFIPPPSVVLSSLAELLGDVSFLRDVIATMLAWLIALGIAVVVAIPAGLLLGSIPPLQVATRAIVEFLRPIPPVALIPLVILIVGGGPEAKITLAVYASVWPILFNTVYAMAEIDPVLTETAKSFGTSKSRMLTSVALPHAAPFVFTGIRMSAAIALIVIVSTEFVAGASRGIGNFVLEASEGGGRRDLVLAGTVVAGIIGYLINEGLERTGRRLFAWSEVRTEVVK, from the coding sequence GTGCCTCGTCTGCTGCGAAACCTGATCGGTCTGGCCGGCTTCTTCCTGCTGTGGGAAGGGGCCGTCCAGACCGGCCTGGTGCGGCGGGAGTTCATCCCGCCGCCTTCGGTCGTCCTGTCCAGCCTCGCCGAACTGCTCGGCGACGTCTCCTTCCTCCGCGACGTGATCGCCACCATGCTCGCCTGGCTGATCGCGCTGGGCATCGCGGTGGTGGTGGCCATCCCGGCCGGGCTGCTGCTCGGCAGCATCCCGCCGCTGCAGGTGGCCACCCGCGCGATCGTCGAGTTCCTCCGCCCGATCCCGCCGGTGGCGCTGATCCCGCTGGTGATCCTGATCGTCGGCGGCGGCCCGGAGGCGAAGATCACCCTCGCGGTCTACGCCTCGGTGTGGCCGATCCTGTTCAACACCGTCTACGCGATGGCCGAGATCGACCCGGTGCTCACCGAGACCGCGAAGTCGTTCGGCACCTCGAAGTCCCGCATGCTCACCTCGGTGGCGCTGCCGCACGCGGCACCGTTCGTCTTCACCGGCATCCGGATGTCCGCGGCGATCGCGCTGATCGTGATCGTCAGCACCGAGTTCGTCGCCGGCGCCAGCCGCGGCATCGGCAACTTCGTGCTCGAAGCCAGCGAGGGCGGCGGCCGCCGCGACCTGGTGCTGGCCGGCACGGTGGTGGCCGGGATCATCGGCTACCTGATCAACGAGGGCCTGGAGCGGACCGGGCGCCGCCTGTTCGCCTGGAGCGAGGTCCGCACGGAGGTGGTCAAGTGA
- a CDS encoding ABC transporter substrate-binding protein, giving the protein MLLSSLVLLASTSGCGLLGGDEGDSAAQGNGQVEKAKIKVSVMPLIDVAPFHLANKKGYFKEEGLEVETVNSPSGQAGLTKLIAGDVDISYGGDIPFVMANATGSADIKFVAESSSGKPNTMMILTVPTSPVKNVQDLAGKKIAINGEKGVSDTLTKSVMKANNVDFSKVTWVTLPFPEIAGAISRGDVDAGFLVEPFITQASKSVGTVPVVDASSGPTQDFPISAYGATAKFVNENPKTVEAFQRAMARATKEAEADRKVVEPLLVEFAKIDADTAALASLTKFESKLDPARLQRVPDLMLEFGIITQKVDAAAMIAKQPQD; this is encoded by the coding sequence GTGCTGCTGAGCAGCCTCGTCCTGCTCGCCTCGACCAGCGGCTGCGGGCTGCTCGGCGGTGACGAGGGCGACAGCGCCGCCCAGGGGAACGGGCAGGTGGAGAAGGCGAAGATCAAGGTGTCCGTGATGCCGCTGATCGACGTGGCGCCCTTCCACCTCGCGAACAAGAAGGGGTACTTCAAGGAAGAGGGCCTGGAGGTCGAGACGGTCAACTCGCCCAGCGGGCAGGCCGGCCTGACCAAGCTGATCGCCGGCGACGTCGACATCAGCTACGGCGGTGACATCCCGTTCGTGATGGCCAACGCCACCGGCAGCGCGGACATCAAGTTCGTCGCCGAGTCCTCCTCCGGCAAGCCGAACACCATGATGATCCTCACCGTGCCCACCTCGCCGGTGAAGAACGTGCAGGACCTGGCGGGCAAGAAGATCGCGATCAACGGTGAGAAGGGTGTGTCCGACACCCTGACCAAGTCCGTGATGAAGGCCAACAACGTCGACTTCAGCAAGGTCACCTGGGTGACCCTGCCGTTCCCGGAGATCGCCGGCGCGATCTCGCGCGGTGACGTGGACGCCGGCTTCCTGGTCGAGCCGTTCATCACCCAGGCCAGCAAGAGCGTGGGCACCGTGCCGGTGGTCGACGCCTCGTCCGGCCCGACGCAGGACTTCCCGATCTCGGCCTACGGCGCCACCGCGAAGTTCGTCAACGAGAACCCGAAGACGGTGGAGGCCTTCCAGCGCGCGATGGCCCGTGCCACCAAGGAGGCCGAAGCCGACCGCAAGGTGGTCGAACCACTGCTGGTCGAGTTCGCCAAGATCGACGCCGACACCGCGGCGCTGGCCTCGCTGACCAAGTTCGAGTCCAAACTGGACCCGGCGCGGTTGCAGCGGGTGCCCGACCTGATGCTGGAGTTCGGCATCATCACGCAGAAGGTCGACGCGGCGGCGATGATCGCGAAGCAGCCGCAGGACTGA